TCCTTTTCTTTGGGTTTTTAGTAGGCTCAACACCACTAATTATACCACTTTGAGGGCACTTTTTGTATATATTTGCTTCACCTTTTGGGTGAGAAGTTTAATTCCTCGTGTTCCTTATATATCAATGGGTTAAGCCTGTTTTCTAAAGGCTTACGCAGATTTCGGGTTTTATTTATAATTTTATTAAGTTTCGTTTAATAATCAACGGAATTATTTGGTGTAATATCATTATATTTTGAATTAAGGACAAAAAAAGATATACTTTTCTTTAGAACAATTTATATCATTATAAGGTGCGTCAGTAAAGGAGCTATCGTCAACAAGCGGCTTATATGGTCATCAGGGTAGAAGCGATGCCGGGTTCAGAAGAGAATGCGCGACGAATGGTCAACATTCTCTTCTGCCATCCTTAAAGGAGGTCACGTACCTGGTAAATGCAGCGGCAGGCAGGGCTGTGGGAACAGACTGCCAGAGGACCGTGTTTTGACGGGACAACCTTTAAGAGATGGTTGGCCGGGCAGGTCAGTCCGTCTGCAGCCAGGTAGCCTTCTATAATTTCCAAAGTGAGCCTGGCAGCCGGAGAATCGCAGCGCGGGTAGGCGGTGCAACCCAGGAAATAACCTCCGCCGGTTCCCGCGCGTATAGTCAACGGGGCTCCGCAGCGGGAGCAGGTAAGCTGGTTTTCAATGTATGCCTTTAGCCCTGCGTAACGTTTCCCGCCAAACCCGCCGCGCAGGTCCATCTCCAGAAGATAAAGCAGCGTACGGCAGGCCTTCTCTCCCGTCATCCGTATACTGAAGTGATCTACCCTGCCGTCTTCCGGCCAGGGGTTTCCATACCAGAAGATGTCCCGATTCACCGCAGTCATCGGCGTCCTGACGGCAGTATATCTTACGGTGTAAGGCTGCAGTTCGGGCGGCCAGACCAGCGGTCTGCCGACGCGCAGGGAAAGGCGGGCGCCGCGCTCCTGTGCCTGCCGCAGAGCTTTCACTACCTGTCTTTCCGGCGGGCCGGCTGGGGCGGGCCAGTCGATTTGAACGGACGAGGCCAGGCGGATATCCGCTTCCCAGGCTTCCAGGGCCGTCCGTCGTTCGGCGTGCCATTTCATTTCTATTTTATTGCCCGTAACGCAACCGGGCAGGGCGGCCAGTAGTTCCCTGCCTCCAATCACCCGGCCGTTTTCCCGGATGAAGCGGAAAAGCCCGCACACGGCAGAGTCGCCCGGCAGCCTGCTTTCCAGAAAATCGCGGCAGGCGAGGACGAAAAGCTTGCCACGCGCCCTGGTAACGGCAACGTTAATCAGCCGCAGCCCTGCGCTTCCTTCCCGGCGGGAAAGGAGTCCGCCGGGACCACGTTGGGAAAAAGAGTCCACAAGATCAAGCACCACCGCGTCCTGCTCCGCTCCCTGAAAACGGTGGACGGTGGCGGCCACAAGGCCGGAAGCCTCGCTGCGGACACTGTCGCTGCTTAGAAGTCCTGCCGTCAATGCGTTAAGTAGCCTGGCCTGGGCTGCATATGGCGTAAGCAGGCCCACCGTAAGGCCGCCCTGCCTGATTTGCGCGGCCAGTATTAAAGCCAGGAAAGCGGATAAGGGATTTAAGCGGGAAGAACCATGCTGGTAGCAAAAAGCAGGCAGATCACTAAGATCCACCAGCGTCAGCGCTGATCCGGGGCACGGTCCGGCAGCAGCCAGCGCAGCGCGTTCGGACGTTTCGGGAGCATTGTAGAGCAGCCCCCCATAGACAAAGTCATTCGCAAATCCGGCAATGGCCGGATGCATCCGCCGCTGCAGGCGCAGCACGGCAATATCCGACGCCTGTCCTTTTTCAAAAGAGGCCGTGATTCCGGCTTCCTCAAAGATGTCGCGCTTCAGCCATTGTTCCACTCCCGGAGTCCCGGCTAACGCTATGGGAGCCAACTGGCGGAAATCGCCGCTTACAACCAGTTTACTGCCTGCCAGGGAGGCGGCGAAAAACACCTGGGGGATATAGGCCATGCTGGCCTCGTCCAGCAGCACGAAGTCGTAGCGGTCCTTATAAATCACCGGATCGACGGCCGCAGTGGACAGTGTGCAGCCGACTACCCGCGCTTCCCGGCATACTCGCGCCGCTGCTTCTTTCAGGTTCTCTCTGAGGGTACGCAAAGTGCGTTCCACTTCAGTCAGGCGTTCTCTCCGGACTCCGCCGGCGCGCAGTCCGGCAAGCAGTTCGCCGCGCTCGTTCTCAAGCTCTCTGAGCGACTTCCATATCTCCGGAAAGCCGGCGGCGGCCAGGCTGGAGGCCAGCAGGCCGCTTTGCCGCAGCTGAGGCAGTCTGGCCCAGCCGTAACGGGTCACCACGCCTGAAGAAAAAGGAGCTCCGATCCGGGCTGCAGCCCTGAGCACAGCGCCGTCCACAGCTACATTGGCATGAGACAGGATCAGTACCCGGCCGCCCTGTTCATAAAAGAGCTTTGCAATCCGGGCCAGGGTTTCGGTCTTGCCGGTGCCTGGCGGTCCCCAAATAAAGGTGATTTTCCTTTCCCCGGCCAAGCGCAATGCTTCTTCCTGGGCGCCGGCGGCGTTGGATGGCGAAACATAACGCCGCCGCCGTTCCGGTATTTTCTCCAGAACGGCCAGAGCCATTTGCAAATTTTTCTCCGGTGCTTCGCTCAGCCGCTCCTGCAGGGCAGTCAATAAAAACCATGGTTCACAAAATACTTCAGCCCGCTCTATAAGTTCACCCATGTCTTCATGGAGCGCCAGAGTCAACTCCGAGCCGCGCACGGTTACCACTTCTCCCCCGGTTTCACGGGAGCCGCAGCGCAGGCGTAGCGGCGTCCCGTCCGGAAGAAAGGCATCCACCTCCAGGTCGAAGGCATAAAGAAACCCCTGCTGGTCCCGGCAGACCAGAACTCCGTCCAGGACCACCAAGGGGCGGCCTCCCTCATTGCGCAGGTATTCTATTTCTTCGGCCAGCGCCCCATTAAAGGCATTGATCAACTCAGACGTTATACAAAAAGGCGCTTCGTTTTTTAGATCTTCCATATTTAAATAATATAAATTTCGTCCGTATGAATACCGGCTTCAAGCTCGTAAAATGTCCATGCTTATGATCTTCAAACCGTTAGATCTTCATTTTCCGTTTCGTTGTCCGGAAAATCGCCCGGCAGGAGTTCTTCCGGCATGACCGTCTCAACTTCCGTCCAGGCGCCGTATAGGTACTGGAGGTCCAGCCACTCCACCAGGGCGCGGATGACCGTGCGCAGTGGCCTGTCGGCTGGAATACCCGCCGTAGCCGGACCGATGTCTTCCGGCGCCTGCCAGTCATAAGCCAGGGCGTGCTGGTCGCGGACGGCCTGGAGCATACGGCGGACATCGAAGGCGGAGAGGGTATCCAGAAAGAGGTTTTCTTTTAAAAAACTGCTGAAGACCTCCCGCACTGTGGGGATGTCATACTGCCTGTCTTTAGCCGCCAGTTTTTGCGGCACGTTGTCATAATCGCTGTTTTTTTGCTTCCAGATTAGTTCCGACCAGAGATTGGATGAAGCCGAAAACGCTGTATAAGTAGCCGTCATGCCGAAAGACGGCGCCATAAAACGGGCAGCGTTCAGATAAGCGTTGGCCCTGGCCGTGATACCCAGATACATCAACTGTTCAAACTCATCAAAAAGAATCACCCACCCGGCGTAACCGGCGGCCCGGATCAGACGGGAGAGAAAACGAAAGTAATCGAAGGAGTTTTCTTTCACCTTGAAAGGCGTCAAAGAAAGCGTCTTTCCGAAATTCAGGCGATAGATGGATTTCAGTTGTGTGTTGGGGACAAAGTCGCCCGATAAGTCGCTGGCCAGAATATGTTGGTTGTAGGCGTCGCTGCTGCCGTTCAGGTAGTTTTTCAGCACGGCCTCAAGTTTCGGGTGCAGGTTGCGGGCAGCATAGTTAAGCATCTCATCCGCCTGATCGCTGTTCGTCTGCAGTGTTTCCAGCAAGGATGTGAAACCAGGCTGGGAGCAGCCCGGCAGATAAAGGCCGGCTGCCGCCATGCGATACAGACGGTCCAGTTTATCAAAAGGAGCTTCCTTGGAAAGCGACATGAAGCTGACGGCAAAGTTCATCTTTTCCGCCTTGTGTGCGATAATGTTCAGGAAGTGCGTTTTACCGTTGCCGAAGTTACCCTTTATTACCAGGGGAAGAACACCGCCGCCGGAGCGCACCCGCTCCAGCTCGCGTTCTACACGCTCACACGCTGCCTCCCGCCCGTAAGAAAAAATTACGCTTAAGCTGCGGGAGGAAACTCCTGAACGCAGGCATTCAATAACCTGCCTGGCTGAAAACTTTTCCATTCCGTTCATCTCCCGCTTCAGATTGGCTGATTATTGCCTCCACAACCCGCCGCACAGGCGAGAACATGCTGACGTTTTCCACCAGGCAGTGAAAATCCTCCTGCTGCAAGTTTGAGTTGAGGCTTAAGACTGCATTCATTCTTTGCTGAAGTTCCAGGCAGGTGTCGACAGTAAAAAAATCCTTAACTATAAGATCCTGGTTGACAAGGTCGGCAAATCTGTTCAGCCGCGCCCCCGAGACTTCGTTCTGGATCCGCATCCATAGCGCTTCGTACGATTTAAAGCCTTCCCTTTCATTGTGGATTAGTTCCGTCCGCCCGGCAAAGACAAAAAATGCCCCCTCGAATCCGGCAAAGTCGTCCACCAACTGCCGCAGGCTCTCGTAAACCTCATTGCGGGCTGACCTGCCATAGAGCGCCCTCCCTTCCGGTCCGCGCTCCATCAGCGCGCTCAGGTCGTCCACCGCCAAAAAAAGTCCCCGGTGGCCGCATAGCCGCAGTAAACAAAGAAAAGACGTCATCATGTGTCTGGCGTTGTACTTGTCAATGCGTGTAAAGATCTTTAGAGGTTTTAAAACCCTGGCCGGCAGGGAGCGGCTCTTGAGCCATTCCTGCAGGATTTCCTTCTGCCCGTCCGCCAACCGGCGCGAGCCCAGGTGGTGGGCACAGAGCTGAGTAAAAGCCAGGGCAAAGTTATGGTTTATTTTTCTGTTTTGATAAAGAGTGTCCAGTTCTTCTTGAATTTCGCGCCGTAAACTATCCGCCGCCCGGCCCCGCGCCTGCGCCCAGCTGAAAAAGTCTTGCTCCGGCGCAAGCTGGCCGGCCTGATAGCCGAGGCGGCCAATCAAGGCGCTGCAATAATCTGTAACCAGATTTTCAACATCCACTACATCCAGAACAGCCTGGTAGATTGAGTCAAATTTATTCAGACGCAACCGGCGGGTATTTGCAAAAAAGGTGATATAGCCCAGCCGCCGGGCCTCTTCCAGCATCAGGAGAAGGGTGTGAGTTTTTCCCGAGCCCGGCTTGCCGGTGAGAAACTTCACTTTACTGCCGCCGCAGGCTATGTAGTCGCTCAGGTAATAGTCCCGCCAGAAATTCCAGATCCCTGCCTCTTCTCCCACCGTGATGGCTTTAAGTACCTGCAGATCCGGCGGCGGGCTGCCCCGCTGCAAACTTTCCATCGCTTCTTCCCTGGCTGCCGGCTCCACCGGCTATCCCTCCTAAGTAAAACTTCATCACGCCGAGACGCTGGGGCTGCCCCTGGGCGTCCAGGACAATCAGCGCCTGTTTGTTGTTGCGTACGTTGCCCAGCCAGAGACGCCTGCCGTCAGGTATGTTCATCAGACCGCTTTTCAGCACACGGTGCAGGTCGAAGGCAAAAAACTGGGCCGGATAGTCGCGCTTCTGACGGGGCAGCGGTGTAAGAGTATTATAGACGTCCTTTAAAAGGACTTCCTGTTCACTAACTTCGATTTTTGTTTTGACGATTTGTTTGGCCATTTCCGTATCGTAAGCCAGCGCCAGGGATTGGAGAAAACGCTGGGCATCGAAGGAAGACGTATTTAAGCGATCGATGCTTTTCTTTAAGTATCCGGCCAGAACACGGGGCCGCAGGCTGCGATGAACCCGATCATTGATGGTGAGCATTTCTTTCTCCGGCAGCACACGGACTTTAAACGGAAGTATTTCATAAACAGGGTATTCCGCTTCCACAGCCAAGCTTTCCGCTGCCAGGGCATCCAAAAAGCCCCGGTGAAATTCCTCCTGCAGATAAGATTGCAGATTAAATGCCGGCATTTTCTCCAACAGAACCTGCAGTGTTTCCTGCTGCCTGTCCAGCAGTTCCCCATAGCGGGCCAGCGCCTGCTGCAAGGCTTCCAGGTTGCCCTCGTCGCCTGCTGTTTTCATGCGCCTGACCGCGTTAACCATACTGCGGTGGAGATTGTTGAGGCCTTTGAAGTCATCCTGCAGCGTCAGGTCCAAAAATTCATCAAGAGTCTTCGTCATATTATGAAAAATCCCCCAAAAATCTGATAGAATATGATATTATTCTCCAGTGTCTGTATATTATCCTTCTATTCTATCCTGAAAATTAATTTGCTTTAGGGAGGTCAACTGCCTACGTGTTCATGTTCGTCTCAGGCTATTGTTGTCACGGTTCGCTTCGGACAGGACCAGGCGGCGCTGCTTTAGAAGGCAAGGCAGATGCGAAATAAACGAGCATTGTAACTGAAACCATCTGGCCGTTTACAGGAACGAAAGACTGCTTGACGAGGAAACGGAGCAGATCCGCCTTTGAAAAGAGGGAGTAAAAGCTGTCACATTGAACAACCGCAATAAATTCTTCGCCGCCCCAGCGGCAGACGACTTCATCATTACCGAGGCTGTTTTTCAAAGTTTTTGAGACCATCTTCAGCACATTGTCGCCAACGTCATGACCGAAGGAATCGTTAATATTTTTAAAGAAGTCAATATCAATGAAGAGAACGCCGAAAAATGAATGTTGATATACTTTCAGTTCAATTAGTTTATTTTGAAGATGAACTTCCAGATACCTTCTGTTTAAAAGATCGGTAAGCGGATCAACCAGGGACAGGTTGCGGTATTTCTCCAATTGGTCAAGTAAATTGGAACGGGAAGAATTATCGCTGAAGTTTTCAACCGCTCCGATAATTACCCCGAAAGAGTTCCTCACCGGCGAGACATGAACAAGAACCGGTATCCGGTGTCCCTCGCGGTGATGTACAAAAACCTCCGCCTCTTTTTCCTTGCCCTCTGTAATTGCCTGCGCAAGCGGACATGTGTTCACGCAAAGCAAAGCCCCGTTTTTATTGATATGTTTAAGCAGGCTGTCATGGCAGTGAGTTCCAAGCACCTGCTGTTTTGTGAACCCCGTAATTCTCTCGGCTGCCTTGTTCCAGAAAGTAATCTTTCTGTTCAAATCAACAAAATAAACCCCGTCATAAAGGCTATCCAGAATTTAAATTTATACTGGTACTAAAATCACCTCTTAATGGCGCTCCACCGGCAGCCATTGTGTTGGTCTGGGCGATCTTTTGCCCGTCTTTGGTGACAATGCGCATGGAAACAACAGCCTCAAAAACCATGGCGGCGCCGCGTACGGTTGAGGGACTGGAAACCTCATTTCCCGGTCTTGGCGAGGTTACCCAGATTACCGGCTCTCTGACGTTAGATAAGTCGCGTTTGAAAGGTTGTTCATATAAACCTACATGTCCCCACCAGTCTTTTGCTCTTTCGTCAAGTTTCCCTTCAACTTCAAAGGCAACCCTGTCTATTGTGGGGAATTCGGTCAGTGTATTGACTATGCTCTGGATACCAAAAGCTTCACCAGAAGAGCCCACATTGGCGTCAAGTACTTCGCGCGAAAAATCGACTGTGGCAAGGCCGTCGTTAATTGAAATACCGAGTACTTTCGTACCTTTGGGGATCACTTTGAAAGCGTTTTCAGTTGCCGGCAGGCCGTTGATTAATTCCTCCAGCGCAGCTTTGGCTACTTGGGTTGTTCTTGGTATGGTATGTTCCTCGCGAACCAGAAACAATTCTACGCCCGTATCTTTAAGAAAGTACAGCGCAACCTGCATTGTTTCCTGTTTTTTTTCTTTTTTAATATGACGGGGACGTGAAGGATCGCTTTCAATTTTTAGGCGTAGTTGTCCGATGGGCAAGTAGGGCAAGTAGGGACGGTTCTTGCTTGCCTTCTACATAGGCAAGTAGGGACGGTTCTTGCTTGCCTTCTACATATGAATAACTATCAACATCGCCTTTTTAACTTCGGCATTAAAACTGCTTTTCCCATCAATTTTAGAGAACCGCTTGTTTTGCCTTGCCTATGTGCTCATGTTCGCCTAAGCTGCTCAGCTTAAACCCAGCAGCGCAAGAAGCATGTTAATGAGTTTTATTCCGGCAAATGGGGCAATCAGGCCGCCCAGTCCATAGATGAGCATATTGCGCCGGATGATCACTTCGGCTCCAAGGGGTTTGTAGGCTATCCCGCGCAGGGCAAGGGGAACCAGCGCAATGATGATCAGAGCGTTAAAAATTACCGCCGAGAGGATTGCGCTCTGTGGAGCGGCCAGCTTCATGATATTTAAGGCGCCCAGCACAGGGTAGGAGGTAATAAATATAGCCGGGATAATGGCAAAATATTTGGCCACATCGTTGGCAATGCTGAAAGTGGTCAGCGAACCCCGGGTAATCAACAACTGTTTTCCTGTTTCCACTACCTCGATCAGCTTTGTGG
The Desulfotomaculum sp. DNA segment above includes these coding regions:
- a CDS encoding sensor domain-containing diguanylate cyclase, which translates into the protein MNRKITFWNKAAERITGFTKQQVLGTHCHDSLLKHINKNGALLCVNTCPLAQAITEGKEKEAEVFVHHREGHRIPVLVHVSPVRNSFGVIIGAVENFSDNSSRSNLLDQLEKYRNLSLVDPLTDLLNRRYLEVHLQNKLIELKVYQHSFFGVLFIDIDFFKNINDSFGHDVGDNVLKMVSKTLKNSLGNDEVVCRWGGEEFIAVVQCDSFYSLFSKADLLRFLVKQSFVPVNGQMVSVTMLVYFASALPSKAAPPGPVRSEP
- a CDS encoding spore gernimation protein, which translates into the protein MQVALYFLKDTGVELFLVREEHTIPRTTQVAKAALEELINGLPATENAFKVIPKGTKVLGISINDGLATVDFSREVLDANVGSSGEAFGIQSIVNTLTEFPTIDRVAFEVEGKLDERAKDWWGHVGLYEQPFKRDLSNVREPVIWVTSPRPGNEVSSPSTVRGAAMVFEAVVSMRIVTKDGQKIAQTNTMAAGGAPLRGDFSTSINLNSG